In Lycorma delicatula isolate Av1 chromosome 10, ASM4794821v1, whole genome shotgun sequence, a genomic segment contains:
- the LOC142331277 gene encoding V-type proton ATPase subunit D, which yields MSGKDRLAIFPSRGAQTLMKGRLKGAQKGHSLLKKKADALQMRFRLILSKIIDTKSLMGEVMKEAAFSLAEAKFTTGDFNQVVLQNVTKAQIKIRTKKDNVAGVTLPVFESYQDGTDTYELAGLARGGQQLAKLKKNYQSAVKLLVELASLQTSFVTLDDVIKITNRRVNAIEHVIIPRIERTLAYIISELDELEREEFYRLKKIQDKKKAARAKADSIKAQRIALGEEYDTSNILDEGDEDILF from the exons atgtcGGGTAAAGATAGATTAGCTATATTTCCTTCTAGAGG TGCACAGACTTTGATGAAAGGTCGTCTGAAAGGAGCTCAGAAAGGTCAcagtttattaaagaagaaaGCTGATGCCTTACAGATGAGATTCAGATTAATCTTATCAAAAATCATTGAT ACTAAATCTTTGATGGGAGAGGTAATGAAAGAAGCTGCTTTCTCTTTGGCTGAAGCAAAATTTACAACTGGTGATTTCAATCAAGTAGTACTACAGAATGTTACAAAAGCTCAAATAAAAATTCGTACAAAGAAAGATAATGTAGCAG gtGTAACACTGCCTGTCTTTGAAAGTTATCAAGATGGTACGGATACTTATGAATTAGCTGGTTTAGCTAGAGGTGGACAACAGTTAGCCAAACTGAAGAAGAATTATCAGAGCGCTGTAAAATTGCTTGTTGAATTGGCATCATTGCAAACTTCATTTGTTACTCTGgatgatgttattaaaattactaatagaaGAGTCAATGCTATTGAAcatg TAATCATTCCAAGAATTGAACGTACTCTGGCTTATATTATTTCAGAATTAGATGAATTGGAACGTGAAGAATTTTACag attgaaGAAAATACAAGATAAGAAAAAAGCTGCAAGAGCTAAAGCTGATAGTATAAAAGCACAAAGGATTGCTCTTGGTGAGGAATATGatacaagtaatattttagaTGAAGGTGATGaagatatattgttttaa